TCATGCGGTTGGTGCCGGAAAACCTTTCGATACAGAAATAGTAAGAGGAATAATACTGCTTAGAATAAATAATCTGGCGAAGGGGTATTCGGGCGCCAAGCTTGAAACTATCCAAACTATGATAGATATGCTTAATAAGGGAGTGCATCCCGTAGTTCCTCAAAAGGGTTCTCTGGGAGCCAGCGGAGACTTAGCCCCTTTATCTCATATGGTTCTTCCAATGATAGGCCTTGGAATGGCTGAATATGCAGGTGAGGTTATGAGTGGGGCCGAAGCTATGAAAAAGGCAGGTATACCTATAATTGAACTTACTTCAAAAGAAGGTCTTGCATTGATTAACGGTACTCAGGTTATGACTTCAGTGGGAGCATTGACTGTCTACGATGCGATTAACCTTTTAAAAGTATCGGATATAGCGGCTTCACTGAGTTTTGAAGCACATAACGGTATAGTAGATGCACTTGATCATAAAGTTCATGACGTGCGTCCTCATAAAGGGCAGAAGGATACGGCCAGAATTATGCTTCAGTTGCTTGCTGAAAGCAAAATGACAACAAGGCAGGGAGATATAAGAGTTCAGGATGCGTATTCTCTTCGATGTACTCCTCAGGTTCACGGTGCAAGCAAGGATGCAATAAATTATGTAAAGGAAAAAGTTGAAATAGAAATTAATTCAGTAACCGATAATCCAATAATATTCCCTGAAACCAGAGAAGGAATATCAGGCGGCAACTTCCACGGACAGCCTATGGCGCTGAGCTTTGATTTCTTGGGTATTGCTTTAGCAGAGCTTGCGGATATATCTGAAAGAAGACTTGAGAGGCTGGTAAATCCGTCGCTAAGCGGACTCCCGGCATTTCTTGTTGAACACGGAGGATTGAACTCCGGATTTATGATTGTACAATATTCGGCTGCAGCTCTTGTATCCGAAAATAAAGTTCTTGCTCATCCTGCATCTGTTGACAGTATTCCATCATCTGCTAATCAAGAGGACCATGTTTCCATGGGAACCATAGCGGCAAGAAAGGCAAAAGAAATAATGGAGAATGTGAGAAGGGTGCTTGCTATGGAGATAATGTGCGCTTGCCAAGGAATTGATCTGAGAGGAAACAGGGGATTGGGCGATGGTACAGAGCCGGTATACAACGCAGTCAGACAGCGTGTTCCAATGCTAAAAGAAGACAGACCTCTTTATGAAGACATTAATAAGTGCGAAGAACTTATCATGGATAATACTATTATAAGTGCCAGTGAGCAGGCGGCCGGAAGTATTGAATTTTAAAAGAATTTTTTTACAGACTGATATCTTGATGAATTTATCATTAAACTCGAGCGTTTCGAAAGAAACGCTTTTTTGTTGCCAGAAATATTGATAAATGCTATAATTAATTTAATATTTTTAGTTATAAAAATATTTTTTGTAAAAGAAAAATTTATTAAAATAAATTTTTTTGGAACAAATAAAAATTTTATAACGTCTTATATTATAACCGAACGGGGTGAAATAATGAAAAGCAATGAGCTGTGGCTTGTAGAGCAAAGCAAGAAGGGGAATATAGATGCTTTTGAAGAGCTGATCAAAGATTACAAAAAAATTGCATATAACATTGCATTGAAAGTTCTCAAAAATACCGAAGACGCAGAGGACGCATCACAGGAAGCTTTAATTAAGGTATATAAAAGCATAAAAAGTTTTAACATGGAGTCAACCTTTAAGGTTTGGCTGTATAGAATAGTTGTTAATACATGTATTGATTTAAAAAGAAAAAAGGCTATAAATACCTTTTCAATTGATGAAAGTATTGATTTGGGAGGAGTAAACGAAGTTCAAAGAGAAATTGCCGATAACTCTGGGAACCCGGATGAATTGGTTGAAAAAAATTTCAAGAATAAACTTGTTAATGATGCTATAAATAAATTGGATGATGATTTTAAAACCATTATAATTTTAAGAGATATTCAGGGGTTTTCTTACGGTGAAATATCTGAAATACTTTCATGTAATTTAGGTACGGTAAAATCCAGACTTAACAGGGCAAGAAAGAACTTGAAAGAAATATTAGAAAATGAACTGAAATTTCAGTACTAAGGCGGTGAAAATATGAATTGTAATGAAGTTAGAGATAATTTATCACTCTATATCGATAATGAATTAAGTGAAGAAGAAAAAAAGTTGATGGATGAGCATTTAGATAATTGTCCTGAATGCCGAAGTGAACTTGAGGATTACAGGAAGCTTATACAAATGTTGAATGAGCTTCCTGATGAAGAACCGCCTGCCGGATACTGCGACAGACTTCATAAAAAGCTTATGAAGGCAGCATCTGAAGATATTGAAGCAACGAAGACCTCCGATATTCAGGAAGTATACAGTAAGAGAAGCGGTAAATTTAAGTGGATGAAGTATGGCAGTCTTGCCGCTGCGTTTGTATTGGTATTATTAGTATATAGTTTAAACAATGCACGCATGGGAAAATCAAGCAATGAAATGTCATATGATACGGCTGAAGCTCCTTCAGAAATGCCTCAGGAGTATATTGAAGAATCAGGTACCGCGCCTGAATCCGCGACAGAAGAACAATATTTCATCGCAGATACGAACAATCTAAAGGCGGCAGGCGTAAGAGGGGAAGAAAATGACAGCATTGATTCAAATCAGTCTGCATTAACTGCCGAGAGTAACAGAGAAATGAAGATTATTAAGTCTGCAAGTCTGTATCTGCAGACAAAGGATTATAATGAATTTTTCAATGAGATAAACACAAAAATCAGTTCCATGGGCGGCTTTATTGAAAATAATATAACGGAAGTATATCAGGTTTATGAAGATAAAAAGCTTATGCGCGGAAATTTGAAGGTTCGAATCCCGCAGGAGGATTTCTACGAGCTTGTAAGTTATCTAGAAGAAAACTCCGATGTTAAGAGAAAAAGCATTA
Above is a window of Sedimentibacter sp. MB35-C1 DNA encoding:
- a CDS encoding DUF4349 domain-containing protein; amino-acid sequence: MNCNEVRDNLSLYIDNELSEEEKKLMDEHLDNCPECRSELEDYRKLIQMLNELPDEEPPAGYCDRLHKKLMKAASEDIEATKTSDIQEVYSKRSGKFKWMKYGSLAAAFVLVLLVYSLNNARMGKSSNEMSYDTAEAPSEMPQEYIEESGTAPESATEEQYFIADTNNLKAAGVRGEENDSIDSNQSALTAESNREMKIIKSASLYLQTKDYNEFFNEINTKISSMGGFIENNITEVYQVYEDKKLMRGNLKVRIPQEDFYELVSYLEENSDVKRKSISEKDATKEYYEKDNKVKNLEIQEQHLRDLFEKASTVEEMLKIENELRRVRTEIDALNVSLADIDDRASMSTIDLDVEEVREVNFTLKSEKGIWERAKEGFINTVNSIVRGFGNMVVAAVTSSPILIPIIIIFIVLLLKIKKYWKKKM
- the hutH gene encoding histidine ammonia-lyase, translated to MSKVIITGNTLTLEEVAAVCRNFYEVELSKSAVDKIIASRKIVDEFVENEDVVYGITTGFGKFSDVSISKEESKLLQKNLIVTHAVGAGKPFDTEIVRGIILLRINNLAKGYSGAKLETIQTMIDMLNKGVHPVVPQKGSLGASGDLAPLSHMVLPMIGLGMAEYAGEVMSGAEAMKKAGIPIIELTSKEGLALINGTQVMTSVGALTVYDAINLLKVSDIAASLSFEAHNGIVDALDHKVHDVRPHKGQKDTARIMLQLLAESKMTTRQGDIRVQDAYSLRCTPQVHGASKDAINYVKEKVEIEINSVTDNPIIFPETREGISGGNFHGQPMALSFDFLGIALAELADISERRLERLVNPSLSGLPAFLVEHGGLNSGFMIVQYSAAALVSENKVLAHPASVDSIPSSANQEDHVSMGTIAARKAKEIMENVRRVLAMEIMCACQGIDLRGNRGLGDGTEPVYNAVRQRVPMLKEDRPLYEDINKCEELIMDNTIISASEQAAGSIEF
- a CDS encoding RNA polymerase sigma factor — encoded protein: MKSNELWLVEQSKKGNIDAFEELIKDYKKIAYNIALKVLKNTEDAEDASQEALIKVYKSIKSFNMESTFKVWLYRIVVNTCIDLKRKKAINTFSIDESIDLGGVNEVQREIADNSGNPDELVEKNFKNKLVNDAINKLDDDFKTIIILRDIQGFSYGEISEILSCNLGTVKSRLNRARKNLKEILENELKFQY